From Sporolactobacillus pectinivorans:
TCAGACGGACCAGATCCAATTTTCTTTCATAAAGCGTGTCAAAGAATTTTTGCCGGTCAAAGGGCTGCTTCACTAATTCGGCAGCTGCAAGGAATGTTTCTTTAGTCACATTGCTGAACTGGAAACGCCCCGTATCCCCGACAATGCCTGCAAACAGCAGCCTTGCCGCCTGTTCGGTCAGAACAAATTCTGGATGGTTTCGATAAATGGACGTGATCATCTCGCTCGTTGAACTGGCTTCCGGCTCTACCCATTGGGGTTCTCCATAAGAGTCAACAAGTGGATGATGATCTATTTTTATGATGCGGGCACCGCTGGAATACCTTTCGTCTGAAACACGTTCCCGGTTTGCCGTATCGCACACAATCACCAATGCACCTTGGTAAAGGGTATCGGCAATTTCATCCATTGGCAAAAGGAAACGCAGATCATCGACTTCCTCGCCGACAATAAAAACCTGTTTTCCAGGAAAATTGTCCCGAATCAGGCAAGCCATCCCGCCCTGAGAACCAAGCGCATCCGGATCGGGCCTGACATGCCGGTGGATAATTATAGTGTCAAAGTGGCGGATCTGTTCAAGAATCTCATCAATCAATTTATGCTCCTCCAAGTAGCTAAAATTTGTTGCCGTGGCTCGGAATGCGCCACTTTGAAACTAAAACCTGTCTATAAACTGAACAGTCAGCAATGCTTTTCCACAGATCTGACCGTCAACAAATAACTCTATATCAAGTTTCCCATTGCGCCGCGTCTTTTCCAGAACTTTAGGCAGAACGGTCACTGTCTGTTCAATCTGCACGGGTTTAAAGAAATAAAAGGAAAGGTTGTCCGCGACCAGATCGCCTTTTTTTAAATGACTCAGAACACGCCTTCCGACAGCAGTGATCATCGACGTCATAATTCCGTACGAAAGAAAGCCGAGATAATCCGTCATCTGCGGCGACACAGAAAAACTGAAGGCATAGCGATCGTCCTCAGACAAATCCTTTAGGCTTGCCGAAACCAGATCCTCAACTGTTTCGCCCATCTGGGGCTGCTGCTGAACCATCTGCAGTGCCTTCAGAACATCCCGTCTGGTGATAATGCCAAGCAAATGTTTCTGTCCATCAACAACCGGAAGACATTCAATACCTTCCCAAATCATGCGGTGAGCAGCGGCAGCAACTGAAGTCGTTGGGCTGACTGTTAGTGGTTCCGGTGTCATCACCTCATGAATGAACCCAGCCTCTGAATGCGCCATAACATCTTTCATGGCCACAATGCCGACTACTTTCATTTTTTTATCAACAACCGGAAATCTGCTGTGCGACGTCAACCGGTTAAGTTCATGCCATCTTGCGGGCGGATCTTCACCCAGAAGAAAATGTGTCTTGGGCAGGGGAATCAGTATATCGGAAACATGGACAATTTCTTTCTTGATCAGTTGATCATATATTGCTCGGTTTATTTTTGCTGCTACCGTAAAGGTATCATATGACGTCGATATAACCGGCAACTGCAGACGGTCGGCAAGGCTGCGGATTTCATCACTTGCTTCGAAACCGCCTGTAATCAGAACCGCCGCGCCTTCAGTCAACGCATAGCGATGCACGGTATCCCGATTACCCGCAATCATCAGATCATTAGGACCTATATACCTCTTCATCGCATTCAGTTCCATGGCACCGATCACGAAATGGTTCAGTGTTTCTGACAGACCACTCTTTCCCCCGAGCACCTGCCCATCCACGATTTTAACGACGGAATCAAAGGTCAGTTTTTCTATATTCTGTTTTTGCTTTTTTTCAATGCGGATCGTGCCCACGCGTTCAACGGTACTGACGAAGCCCTGAATTTCAGCGTCTTTAATTGCGCGGTAAGCTGTGCCTTCACTGACATTTAAATTTTTCGCCGTCTGGCGGACTGAAATTCTGCTGCCGGTATCCAAATTCTGGATATATTTTAAGATCTGGTCGTGCTTTGTTTCCGTCTCCACGTCATTTACCCACCCTTTCCATATGCGGCTCTTTCA
This genomic window contains:
- a CDS encoding DHH family phosphoesterase is translated as MIDEILEQIRHFDTIIIHRHVRPDPDALGSQGGMACLIRDNFPGKQVFIVGEEVDDLRFLLPMDEIADTLYQGALVIVCDTANRERVSDERYSSGARIIKIDHHPLVDSYGEPQWVEPEASSTSEMITSIYRNHPEFVLTEQAARLLFAGIVGDTGRFQFSNVTKETFLAAAELVKQPFDRQKFFDTLYERKLDLVRLNGYVLQHFTLTGEGLGFIKLSQDLIHSFNLQSSDASALVNCFANTKGLKAWVLFSEEEGLIRARIRSKGPVINQLAANYHGGGHSLASGATVYSWEEADRLIADLEALCRQTA
- a CDS encoding DRTGG domain-containing protein translates to METETKHDQILKYIQNLDTGSRISVRQTAKNLNVSEGTAYRAIKDAEIQGFVSTVERVGTIRIEKKQKQNIEKLTFDSVVKIVDGQVLGGKSGLSETLNHFVIGAMELNAMKRYIGPNDLMIAGNRDTVHRYALTEGAAVLITGGFEASDEIRSLADRLQLPVISTSYDTFTVAAKINRAIYDQLIKKEIVHVSDILIPLPKTHFLLGEDPPARWHELNRLTSHSRFPVVDKKMKVVGIVAMKDVMAHSEAGFIHEVMTPEPLTVSPTTSVAAAAHRMIWEGIECLPVVDGQKHLLGIITRRDVLKALQMVQQQPQMGETVEDLVSASLKDLSEDDRYAFSFSVSPQMTDYLGFLSYGIMTSMITAVGRRVLSHLKKGDLVADNLSFYFFKPVQIEQTVTVLPKVLEKTRRNGKLDIELFVDGQICGKALLTVQFIDRF